The Enterobacter huaxiensis sequence CTGATGGCGCTGTCGTTTATCTTTGGCCCGCTGCGTAGCGTGCCGATGGGCGTGCGCGTCGTCACCGGTATCAGCTTCGGCTTTGTGTTCTACGTCCTCGACCAAATCTTTGGTCCGCTGACGCTGGTTTATGGCATTCCGCCGATTATCGGTGCGCTGCTGCCGAGCGCCAGCTTCTTCCTGATCAGCCTCTGGCTGCTGCTGAGACGTTCCTGACAGACCTCTCCTCGCTCCCGTTTCCCCGGGAGCGAGGCTAATCTCCTGTTTCATCCCGCACTTTTTCTCACAACCTTCAACGCCGCGCCGCGAATTTGAGTATTATTGAGCGATAACGTCGTGAAGGGATCCTCTATGAAGCAAATTCGAATGCTTGCCCAGTATTACGTCGACCTGATGATGAAGCTTGGGCTGGTGCGTTTCTCCATGCTGCTGGCTTTGGCGCTGGTTGTTCTGGCGATTGTCGTGCAAATGGCAGTCACCATGGTTCTGCATGGCCAGGTCGAAAGTATCGACGTGATCCGCTCTATTTTCTTCGGCCTGTTGATTACCCCCTGGGCGGTCTATTTCCTCTCCGTGGTGGTTGAGCAGCTGGAGGAGTCTCGCCAGCGTTTATCAAAACTGGTGGATAAGCTGGAAGAGATGCGCGAGCGCGATCTCAAGCTTAACGTCCAGCTGAAGGACAATATTGCGCAGCTGAACCAGGAGATTTCGGACCGCGAGAAGGCGGAAGCCGAACGACAGGCCACGCTGGAACAGCTGAAAATCGAAATGAAAGAGCGTGAAGTCACGCAGATCCAGCTCGAACAGCAATCCTCTTTCCTGCGCTCCTTCCTGGATGCCTCACCGGACCTGGTGTTCTACCGCAATGAAGATAAAGAGTTTTCCGGCTGTAACCGCGCGATGGAGCTGTTGACCGGGAAAAGCGAAAAGCAGCTGATTAACCTTAAGCCGCAGGACGTCTATTCCGAAGAGGCCGCAGCGAAAGTGATGGAGACCGATGAAAAAGTCTTCCGCCACAACGTGTCGCTGACCTATGAGCAGTGGCTGGACTATCCCGACGGGCGCAAAGCCTGCTTTGAAATCCGTAAGGTGCCGTACTACGACCGCGTGGGGAAACGTCACGGCCTGATGGGCTTTGGCCGTGATATTACCGAGCGTAAGCGCTATCAGGATGCGCTTGAGCGCGCCAGCCGTGACAAAACGACCTTTATCTCTACCATCAGCCACGAGCTGCGTACGCCGCTGAACGGCATTGTGGGGTTGAGCCGCATTCTGTTGGATACCGACCTGACCGGCGAGCAGGAAAAATACCTCAAAACGATCCACGTTTCCGCCGTCACGCTGGGCAATATCTTCAACGATATTATCGATATGGATAAAATGGAGCGCCGTAAGGTCCAGCTCGATAACCAGCCGGTTGATTTCACCGGTTTCCTGGCTGACCTTGAGAACCTTTCGGGCCTGCAGGCCCAGCAAAAGGGGCTGCGCTTCGTGCTGGAACCGACGCTGCCGTTACCGCATAAAGTGGTGACAGACGGCACGCGCCTGCGTCAGATCTTGTGGAACCTTATCAGCAACGCCGTGAAGTTTACCCAGAAGGGGCAGGTTGCGGTGCGGATCCGCTATGACGAAGGGGACATGCTGCACTTCGAGGTTGAGGACTCGGGCATCGGTATTCCGCAGGAAGAGCAGGATAAGATCTTTGCCATGTACTATCAGGTGAAGGACAGCAACGGTGGTAAGCCGGCAACCGGCACCGGAATTGGCCTGGCGGTATCAAAACGTCTGGCGAAGAGCATGGGCGGCGATATCACCGTTGCCAGCCATCCGGGTAAAGGGTCCACCTTTACGCTGACGGTGCATGCGCCAGCGGTGGCGGAAGAGGTAGAAGATACCTTTGATAACGACGATATGCCGCTGCCGGCGCTGCACGTTCTGCTGGTGGAAGACATTGAGCTGAACGTGATTGTCGCGCGTTCCGTGCTGGAAAAACTGGGCAACAGCGTGGACGTGGCGATGACCGGTAAGGCCGCGCTGGAGATGTTTACCCCGGGCGAATACGATCTGGTTCTGCTGGATATTCAGCTCCCGGATATGACCGGGCTGGATATCTCCCGTGAGCTCACGAGCAAATATGCCGCTGACGAGCTGCCGCCGCTGGTTGCGCTGACGGCGAACGTGCTGAAGGATAAAAAAGAGTACCTCGATGCCGGTATGGATGACGTGCTCAGTAAGCCGCTGGCAGTGCCTGCACTGACTGCCATGATCAAGAAGTTCTGGGATACCTGTGATGAAGAGGAGAGCACCATGACGTCTGTTGATAGCGCGAAGGTTCAAACGCTGCTCGATACCGCAATGCTGGAGCAGTATATCGATCTGGTTGGCCCGAAGCTGATTACCGATGGCCTGGCCGTATTTGAGAAAATGATGCCGGGATATTTGAGCGTGCTGGAGTCGAACCTGACGGCGCGTGACCAGAAAGGCATTGTTGAAGAGGGGCATAAGATTAAAGGCGCAGCCGGTTCGGTGGGGTTACGCCATCTCCAGCAGCTGGGCCAACAGATTCAATCCCCTGATTTACCTGCATGGGAAGATAACGTAGGTGAATGGGTCGAGGAGATGAAACAGGAGTGGCAGAACGATGTGGCGGTATTAAAAGCCTGGGTGGATGCCAGAAAAAAATGACCCCGGCTTAACCGGGGTGCGCGAATACTGCGCCAACACCAGGGAAATCGTGGCTGCGCCGGATTTATTTGTGTTGTTTTCGCTTGGACGCCGCCTGAATAATGAGGCCGCACGCAGATAAGATAGCAAATCTTAAATGGTTTGTTACATGAATCAGTGAAATGTGTGAAGCATAGCGTTTTAATCAGAATTATTAATATGCTTCAGCGCGTTGGAGAGAAGGATCGTAAGAATGAAAAAGATCGGTGTCGTGCTGAGTGGTTGCGGCGTTTACGATGGTTCAGAAATACATGAAGCCGTATTAACGCTGCTGGCATTGTCCCGACGGGGGGCTGAGGTTGTCTGTTTCGCGCCGGATAAAAAACAGGCGGACGTCATTAATCATCTGACCGGCGAGCCGATGGCAGAAGCCCGCAGCGTGCTCATTGAAGCGGCGCGCATTGTCCGGGGCGAGATTCATCCGCTGGTGCAGGCGGACGCTTCGGCGCTGGATGCGCTAATTGTGCCGGGTGGTTTTGGCGCGGCCAAAAACCTCAGCACGTTTGCGGCTCAGGGGGCGGAATGTCAGATCGACCCGGATCTGAAAGCGCTATCGCAGGCCATGCATGCGGCCGGAAAACCACAGGGCTTTATCTGTATCGCACCGGCGATGCTGCCCCGAATCTTTGAGTTCCCCCTGCGCCTGACCATCGGAACGGATATTGATACCGCTGAGATCGTCGAAGAAATGGGGGGTGAACATGTCCCCTGTCCGGTCGATGACATTGTGGTCGATGAAGAGAACAAGATTGTCACCACCCCTGCCTATATGCTTGCGCAGAATATTGCCGAGGCGGCTACCGGCATTGAAAAGCTGGTGGACAGAGTGTTGGTTCTGACTGAATGAGCCGCAAATTCTCCGCGGGTGCGTGGCTAAAGCGCATCCTGCTACGTATTGTGCTCGTGCTGGCGGTGTTCTGGGGCGGCGGGATCGCCCTGTTCAGCATTCTGCCGGTACCGTTTTCGGCCGTGATGGTTGAACGTCAGCTCAGCGCATGGTTCACGGGGGATTTCAGCTACGTCGCCCACTCTGACTGGGTGAGCATGGATGAGATCTCGCCGTGGATGGGGCTGGCGGTGATTGCCGCAGAAGACCAGAAATTCCCGGAGCACTGGGGCTTTGACGTCGCGGCAATTGAAAAGGCGCTGGCGCATAACGAGCGTAATGAGAACCGCGTGCGCGGGGCATCTACGCTTTCACAACAGACAGCCAAGAATCTGTTTTTGTGGGATGGCCGCAGCTGGATGCGTAAAGGGCTGGAAGCGGGGCTGACGCTGGGTATCGAAACGGTCTGGAGCAAAAAACGGATTTTGACCGTTTACCTGAATATTGCCGAGTTTGGCGAGGGCGTATTTGGTGTTGAAGCGGCGTCACAACGTTATTTCAATAAACCAGCCAGCCGGCTAAGCATGTCAGAGGCCGCGCTGTTGGCTGCCGTTCTGCCGAACCCCATCAAATTTAAGGCTGGTGCGCCGTCAGGGTACGTGCGAAGCCGTCAGGCATGGATTATGCGCCAGATGCGTCAGCTGGGTGGGGAAGGGTTTATGGAGAGAAATAAGCTGATGTAGGGCGGGTAAGCGCAGCGCCACCCGCCAGAGACAGGGTTCAGTCTTCGTCAAACCCGGCGTTAAACAGGGCAATCACCGCCGCCAGCGCCTCTTCTTCCTGGGGACCGGTCGCCTCGACTTCAATCTGCCGGCCTTTGGCAGAGTCCAGCATCAGCAGTGCGATCACGCTGTTGGCCTCTGCCTCCGTGCCTTCATCGTTACGCAGCAGAACCTCCGCATCAAAACCCTGCATCAGTTCAAACAGCTTCATCGCCGGACGGGCGTGCATGCCCAGCTTGTTGGTGATTTCGACGGTCTGTTTTACGGTCATGTTTTACGTTTTTCCAGCGTGCGATGACGGGACTGAACGTTCTTCCCGCGCGAGCGGAAATAGTCGGCCAGCTGTTCGGCAATATAGACCGAACGATGTTTACCGCCGGTACAGCCAATCGCCACCGTCAGGTAGCTACGATTGTTTGTTTCCAGCATCGGTAACCATAGCTCAAGGTAGCTGCGCGTCTGGTAAATAAAATTGTGTACTTCTGTGTGCCTGTCGAGGAAGGCCGCCACGGGCTTATCCAGACCGGTCATTGGACGCAGTTTGGGATCCCAGTGCGGGTTCGGCAGGAAGCGTACGTCGAAAACATAATCCGCATCGATAGGTATGCCGTGCTTAAAGCCGAAGGATTCAAACACCATCGTCAGCTCGCGCTCACGCTTGCCGAGCAGGCGGGTACGCAGCATTTCTGCCAGCTCGTGCACGGACATTTCTGAGGTGTCGACAATCAGATCGGCACGGGAGCGCAGAGGCTCAAGCAGATCGCTCTCTTCATCGATGGCGCTTTCCAGAGAGAGATTTTTACTGGAGAGCGGGTGCAGACGTCGGGTATCGCTGTAGCGACGGATCAACGTGTTGCGGTCAGCATCAAGGAACAGCAGCTGCGGCGAGAAGCACTCCGGCAGATTGCTCATTGCCTGCTCAAACACTTCGGGTGATTCAGGCATGTTACGGACGTCAATGCTGACCGCCGCAGAGATTTGTCTGTCCGCAAGCGTCCGTGCCAGTTCGGGTAACAACACGACGGGCAGGTTATCTACGCAGTAAAAGCCCATATCTTCCAGCGCGCGCAGGGCCACGGACTTTCCCGACCCTGAACGGCCGCTGACAATCATCAACACCATGTTCCGTTTCTCCTCAGGACAACAGATGTAAACGCCATCCCCCGATTATGCATTATCCTGATTGCCTTCTGCTTCGGTGATTATCTGGTATAGCTCTTCATCACTTTGGGCTGAGCGCAGGCGACGACAAATGGTTTTATCGGCCAGACGTTTGGCAACCAGCGACAGCGTATGAAGATGCGTTTTCGTCTGGTCGGCCGGCACCAGCAGCGCGAAGAGGAGATCGACGGGCTGGTTATCAATGGCGTCGAAGGCGATAGGCGTTTCCAGCTGGACAAATACGCCGACGGCACGCAGGGTGTCCTCTTCCAGTTTGCCATGCGGGATCGCAATGCCATTGCCGATGCCGGTACTGCCCATTTTTTCACGGGTCAGGATCGCTTCAAATACTACCTGTGGCGGCAGGCCCAGCTGCTTTGCGGCCAGTTCACTGATGATCTCCAGCGCACGTTTTTTGCTCTGGCAGTGAACGCCACTGCGGGTACATTCCTGGTTCAGGACATTGCTCAGTTGAAGAGCGGAATCGTTGTTCATCATAATTTCACCTAAGCGCTAACCGTACAAATGGCCTGTTGTGTTTTACAACAGGCCGTCCTGCACCCGTTAACTGCCCGGACAATTAGTGTTGTTTCAGTTTATCTTTATGTTTATTAAGCTGTCGCGCAAGCTTATCAATCAAGCCGTCGATAGCCGCGTACATGTCTTGCCCTTCCGCACTGGCATGGAGTTCACCCCCGTTCACGTGCAGGGTTGCATCCGAGATATGAGTCACTTTCTCCACTTTCAACACAATATAGACCTGATTGATCCTTTCGAAATACTGCTCGAGCTTCGCGAACTTCGTGTTCAGGAAATCGCGTAATGCTTCGGTGATCTCGACATTGTGTCCTGTGATGTTGAGCTGCATAGTGTCTTCCTTATCGGTTGTGTCAGACCAGCTGTTTACGCTGGTTAGACGGCGGAATGGATAAAGACTCTCGATACTTCGCAACAGTACGACGTGCCACCATAATACCCTGGTCGGACAGCATGGTGGTTAACTTACTGTCACTCAGTGGCTTCGCGGGGTTTTCCGCGGCGATCAACTTCTTCACCAGCGCACGGATTGCCGTCGACGAGGCTTCGCCTCCGCCCTCGGTACTCACATGGCTTGAGAAGAAATACTTAAGCTCAAAAATACCGCGCGGACTGTGCAGATACTTCTGCGTGGTCACGCGAGAAATGGTTGATTCGTGCATCTCGACGGCCTGGGCGATATCCGCCAGTACCATCGGTTTCATAAACTCTTCGCCCTGCTCAAAGAAAGCCTGCTGCTGCTCGACAATACAGCGGCTTACGCGCAGCAGCGTATCATTTCGGCTCTCCAGACTTTTGATCAACCAGCGTGCTTCCTGCAGATTGCTGCGAATGTACTGATTGTCGGCGTCATTACGCGCGCTGGTGCACATGGAGGCATACTGCTGGTTGATTTGCAGGCGAGGGATGCTGTCAGAATTCAGCTCTACGACCCAGCGGTCGTTATGTTTTCGCACCAGCACATCGGGGATCACATATTCGGGTTCGCCGGTCTGGATCGACTGGCCGGGGCGCGGATCGAGGGATTGGATCAGGTTAACCGCTTCTTTCAGCACCTCTTCCTTCAGGCGCGTGACGCGCATCAGGGTGCGAAAATCGTGGTTTGCGAGCAGATCGAGATGGCTGCTGATGATCACGCGGGCTTCGTCAATCCACGGCGTCTCTTTGGCAAACTGAGACAGCTGGATCAGCAGGCAGTCGCGGAGATCTTTTGCGGCCACGCCGACCGGGTCGAAACGCTGAATGCGCTTCAGCACGGCCTCGATCTCTTCGAGTTCGATCTCATCGTTGCCGATGCTTTCCAGAATGTCGTCCAGCGTGACGGTCAGATAGCCGGTGTCATCCACGGCATCGACAATGGAGGTCGCAATAGCGCGATCGGTATCGGAGAAGGGAGTCAGTTCAACCTGCCACATCAGGTAATCCTGCAGCGACTGGGTGGTTTCTCCCTGATAGACCGGCAGCTCGTCGTCCTGGTAGTCTGCACGCGTGCCGGAAGGGGTCCCGGCGGTGTAGATTTCATCCCAGCTGGCATCAAGCGGAAGCTCATCCGGCATCTCTTTTTGTTCGAGTGCATCAACGGAGTCGAGCGTTTCAGTGTCTTGTGTTTCCTGGGTATCTACCTCGTCATGAAGATCGGTTTGCTCCAGCAGGGGATTACTGTCCAGCGCCTGCTGGAGCTCCTGCTGGAGTTCTAACGTGGACAGCTGCAGCAGACGGATCGCCTGCTGTAGCTGCGGCGTCATTGCCAGTTGTTGGCTGAGCCTTAATTGCAAACCTTGCTTCATGTTCAGAGCATTTTTCTCCGGTCCGGCGTTATGTTACCTCTACCCTATCAGAGTCTGAAGTCTTCCCCAAGGTACACGCGCTTAACATGCTCATCTTCGAGGATCTCTTGCGGTGTTCCG is a genomic window containing:
- the ptsN gene encoding PTS IIA-like nitrogen regulatory protein PtsN, with product MMNNDSALQLSNVLNQECTRSGVHCQSKKRALEIISELAAKQLGLPPQVVFEAILTREKMGSTGIGNGIAIPHGKLEEDTLRAVGVFVQLETPIAFDAIDNQPVDLLFALLVPADQTKTHLHTLSLVAKRLADKTICRRLRSAQSDEELYQIITEAEGNQDNA
- the arcB gene encoding aerobic respiration two-component sensor histidine kinase ArcB, with product MKQIRMLAQYYVDLMMKLGLVRFSMLLALALVVLAIVVQMAVTMVLHGQVESIDVIRSIFFGLLITPWAVYFLSVVVEQLEESRQRLSKLVDKLEEMRERDLKLNVQLKDNIAQLNQEISDREKAEAERQATLEQLKIEMKEREVTQIQLEQQSSFLRSFLDASPDLVFYRNEDKEFSGCNRAMELLTGKSEKQLINLKPQDVYSEEAAAKVMETDEKVFRHNVSLTYEQWLDYPDGRKACFEIRKVPYYDRVGKRHGLMGFGRDITERKRYQDALERASRDKTTFISTISHELRTPLNGIVGLSRILLDTDLTGEQEKYLKTIHVSAVTLGNIFNDIIDMDKMERRKVQLDNQPVDFTGFLADLENLSGLQAQQKGLRFVLEPTLPLPHKVVTDGTRLRQILWNLISNAVKFTQKGQVAVRIRYDEGDMLHFEVEDSGIGIPQEEQDKIFAMYYQVKDSNGGKPATGTGIGLAVSKRLAKSMGGDITVASHPGKGSTFTLTVHAPAVAEEVEDTFDNDDMPLPALHVLLVEDIELNVIVARSVLEKLGNSVDVAMTGKAALEMFTPGEYDLVLLDIQLPDMTGLDISRELTSKYAADELPPLVALTANVLKDKKEYLDAGMDDVLSKPLAVPALTAMIKKFWDTCDEEESTMTSVDSAKVQTLLDTAMLEQYIDLVGPKLITDGLAVFEKMMPGYLSVLESNLTARDQKGIVEEGHKIKGAAGSVGLRHLQQLGQQIQSPDLPAWEDNVGEWVEEMKQEWQNDVAVLKAWVDARKK
- the mtgA gene encoding monofunctional biosynthetic peptidoglycan transglycosylase → MSRKFSAGAWLKRILLRIVLVLAVFWGGGIALFSILPVPFSAVMVERQLSAWFTGDFSYVAHSDWVSMDEISPWMGLAVIAAEDQKFPEHWGFDVAAIEKALAHNERNENRVRGASTLSQQTAKNLFLWDGRSWMRKGLEAGLTLGIETVWSKKRILTVYLNIAEFGEGVFGVEAASQRYFNKPASRLSMSEAALLAAVLPNPIKFKAGAPSGYVRSRQAWIMRQMRQLGGEGFMERNKLM
- the hpf gene encoding ribosome hibernation promoting factor, translated to MQLNITGHNVEITEALRDFLNTKFAKLEQYFERINQVYIVLKVEKVTHISDATLHVNGGELHASAEGQDMYAAIDGLIDKLARQLNKHKDKLKQH
- the elbB gene encoding isoprenoid biosynthesis glyoxalase ElbB; amino-acid sequence: MKKIGVVLSGCGVYDGSEIHEAVLTLLALSRRGAEVVCFAPDKKQADVINHLTGEPMAEARSVLIEAARIVRGEIHPLVQADASALDALIVPGGFGAAKNLSTFAAQGAECQIDPDLKALSQAMHAAGKPQGFICIAPAMLPRIFEFPLRLTIGTDIDTAEIVEEMGGEHVPCPVDDIVVDEENKIVTTPAYMLAQNIAEAATGIEKLVDRVLVLTE
- the rpoN gene encoding RNA polymerase factor sigma-54, which translates into the protein MKQGLQLRLSQQLAMTPQLQQAIRLLQLSTLELQQELQQALDSNPLLEQTDLHDEVDTQETQDTETLDSVDALEQKEMPDELPLDASWDEIYTAGTPSGTRADYQDDELPVYQGETTQSLQDYLMWQVELTPFSDTDRAIATSIVDAVDDTGYLTVTLDDILESIGNDEIELEEIEAVLKRIQRFDPVGVAAKDLRDCLLIQLSQFAKETPWIDEARVIISSHLDLLANHDFRTLMRVTRLKEEVLKEAVNLIQSLDPRPGQSIQTGEPEYVIPDVLVRKHNDRWVVELNSDSIPRLQINQQYASMCTSARNDADNQYIRSNLQEARWLIKSLESRNDTLLRVSRCIVEQQQAFFEQGEEFMKPMVLADIAQAVEMHESTISRVTTQKYLHSPRGIFELKYFFSSHVSTEGGGEASSTAIRALVKKLIAAENPAKPLSDSKLTTMLSDQGIMVARRTVAKYRESLSIPPSNQRKQLV
- the rapZ gene encoding RNase adapter RapZ; the protein is MVLMIVSGRSGSGKSVALRALEDMGFYCVDNLPVVLLPELARTLADRQISAAVSIDVRNMPESPEVFEQAMSNLPECFSPQLLFLDADRNTLIRRYSDTRRLHPLSSKNLSLESAIDEESDLLEPLRSRADLIVDTSEMSVHELAEMLRTRLLGKRERELTMVFESFGFKHGIPIDADYVFDVRFLPNPHWDPKLRPMTGLDKPVAAFLDRHTEVHNFIYQTRSYLELWLPMLETNNRSYLTVAIGCTGGKHRSVYIAEQLADYFRSRGKNVQSRHRTLEKRKT
- the npr gene encoding PTS phosphocarrier protein NPr yields the protein MTVKQTVEITNKLGMHARPAMKLFELMQGFDAEVLLRNDEGTEAEANSVIALLMLDSAKGRQIEVEATGPQEEEALAAVIALFNAGFDED